cacttttttattactgtcataaacccaaattacacacttttccctaaagtctttgttcttccctcctcacaggttcctgtggatggaggttacatctgatggagtttgtccctgcagttgtcctcccttacacctggtgtactactctgaatatttttgattaatttctgtcgtaggaattgaacgtactgtacatctttaagttgttctttctgtacacagctagtcctccactgttcacccttaagtgttgtccagttgaagggagttttatctgtgccgatgtgatggttttggggcaggatgctgcatgtttacagactgtaaagctccctcaggcttatttttcattttgggtttaacaaaatcaaatgaattgaattgaattaacttgttgactagaggcatctgcaactgaggggtgttctgcgcattctgaatcattgaagtgacgatgagggagacggagctgatttcaggtatacgatccggattcaagtgactcagagccaaatgaagtgccaatgattcagaaaaatggtttacaaacacacaattctaatctaactggttcatgttgttgctccactaatatttatatagtttattttcacaaaatatattttatttttgtattctcttttgtataggaaaagtgtttagtgttatattgatatgaatcaatacaaaataatcaaattgtgttgtcctcgttatgggctgttgacatgacaactgactgtgtaacttggacttttccagcgagcaatttatcagttgaaaagacgttgaaaagacgtctatgtttagacccgttttcaacgtaaTTTTTAACATCGAtggtaaacgtacaaatgtggaagtaatttatttttacacctataaaataatgctatagcacaaactagaggacgacattttaccgtattaaaaatcacgttgatatgtggtctaaacatagacgtcatttcaacgtctacgaatagacgttgaaacaactttcactttaaaaccattttgcaacgtttattcaaccaaaaaatggtTGAAAACCAAAACCGAACAAAAACCCAAAGCCATAAACACGACTCGCATCTCTGATGCgttgtgcatttattttgaaggtcGGACCCACAAAAAGGAAGTCTTGTAGAATAATCggttgtgaaacacaaacagctcGGATCGATCGAGTTGGTGAAACTCGTGAAACGCACCGTTCTCACGATGGAGGCAGTAAGCAGCGCGCTCGGCTTTGACTGGATGGATCCAACaagtattttaatatttctctgtgtgtttctcctgCTGACGGAGGTTCTGAAGAACAGAGCTCCGCTGAACTTCCCACCAGGACCGATGTCTCTTCCGTTCCTCGGTGACCTGCCCCGCGTGGACCCGTCCCGGTTCCACCTGCAGATCCGAGAGGTGGGTTCCGTTTGGGGGATTCCATCCAAAAACGGTATCgaacacgcattattacttaGTTCAATATTTAACGTTTattcagtttaacataataaggacatagTACTCAAACAATttagtattatatatatattttttatttatatgctgCCTTTTCAGCTCCTCTCGCTACGTGAGATcacgcaaggctgtgattggtctgctgactGCATCCTTTCAGTCACGTTTCCGGTTTCACAGCATAACGCCGTCATGATTAAAacgaagactttttttttcgagagaattaatcagtttgaagagtttttgccCGAAAAATCCGTAATTCTGACCACTGATACAATCATTGgtggactataaggacgcgatGAAGGTGTCTTCATAGAGGACGCAGATCTCCACAAACGTCGGTTTGCAGGTCGAGGGGtcaacaaagttgtggaggaaaatacgggacaaatatgtgcaatgaaaagcagcagcagtggtgatgcaCGGGGCCAAAAagtctataaataaataaacaaaccaatgacgtcactctccaggtcgtcttcaacaaagcacgttactccacctggtggtctggaggtgaaacaAGACGCAGTTTTACTTCACACGGTGTTAAACgttggagagaatattgagcccTGATCAGATTTACTGTCATTGACAGATAAATACTAGTTTGAACGGTatcgtttttcttcacagtccatcagATATGTCCAAACCTCCCTGTCCTCACATGACtaacgtcccccatcgtggacgtgctctcacatcacagcacattctttgtgtagtatcacgtttcctttacaacatgatggagaatattagtaaagctggAATAAAGGACATTATAGGGTCAGTACCATTGGACCAGTTAGTGTTCTAGTGGTTAATATGAGCATGTTGTGTGTTTCCATTCTGTGTGTAGTGCGTTCTAACACAGTGAAGTAGTCACACGGATGTTTTATGATTAGTTTGTACAATAAATATTAAGCGttgacccgagcagcagttttctcccacgtATAATCCTTGATATACTGACAtatttgaataagatgtccttatcatgttaaactgttggaatactTGCTAAAAATTGGCTCTACCAAAAGAAAATCCACCAGCCTTGTTGCCTTCCTTGCTGTCGCCATGTGAAGCTCCACAGATTTCTCTTTTGTCGACTTCAGAAAGTACGTCGACAGCTCTCTGCTCTGTCTTCAGTTTGCAGAGAAATATGGAAACATCTTCAGCCTTCGGCTCTTTGGTGGAAGGGTGGTGGTCCTCAATGGCTACAAGCTGGTGAGAGAGGCCCTGGTCCAGAAAGGAGAGGACTACGTGGACCGACCTTCCATCCCCCTGTTTGAAGCTCTAGTTGGGAACAAAGGTAGTGTGTGCTAGCTTCAATGACTCCATGGCATCATGTTGCATCATTAGCATTAGGTCTGATGCGGCTTTGGACTCCCACAGGTTTGGTGATAGCAAACGGCCACCAGtggaagcagcagaggagatTTGCCATCCGCACACTTAGAAACTTTGGGGTTGGCAAGAAGAGCCTGGAGCAGCCCATCCAGCAGGAGAGTCACTACCTTAGTGAGGTCCTGGCCCTTCAGAGAGGCAAGGgaccaacccccctccccccccccccccccccgtgccacCAGGACTGCTACTACTGATTACAATTTTTCTTTATTGTAATCAGTATCAGATTTatttgttgagaaaaaaaaatgattcaaacGGACAGTAAACATTTTACAATCAAAGTGAAAACTTTGTTAAACTTAACATGATGACGTGATGCTGTGATCACTTGATGAGGATCACCACTTCATCTCATCATCTTACAGGAGAACCTTTTGATGTACAGCCTCTGATGAGCAAAGCCGTGTCCAACATCATCAGCTGCCTGGTGTTTGGGGATCGCTTCGACTACTccgaccagcagcagcagttcatCCTCCAGGCCTTCCATGAGCTGATCTACCTGCAGGGGGGCTTCTGGGCCCAGGTGGGCTGACCTCCTGCTTTTAGCCCAAGTGTCCAAAGTATGACTAATAACTATTTATGTAAAAGGCCAATAGGTTGGCATGATGTTGAATCAAGAGGTGATAATAGATATTAAGAAGAAACCATCAAGCATAGGAAGTGTTAACCACAGGTATTCAGAGGTAACCGGGCTCTCGCTGTCGGATGCTCAAACACTTTAACACCAGCTTACAAGCCCCTCAGCATTACTAACAATGACTCTTTCTATGGTTAGAtagtttattgttttattatttacagcTTTCCAACTGAGAGCACACAAAAGGACAAGAGGCATTGACATGTTGAATGTCTTCACCCCCCTAGCTTTATAACTTTTTCCCCTGGCTGATGCATCGGCTTCCTGGACCTCACCAGAGGATTTTCTCTCTGACACAAACTCTCCTGAACTTCATACAAACAAAGATCCAAGAACACAGAGAGAGCTTCGACCCGTCCTCCCCCAGAGACTACATCGACTGCTACCTGGCTGAGATGGGAGAGGTGAGCAGAGCGTCTGCCTGGTGTCTGTCCTCTTTCATATGTCCATCTGGAAGCCGTCTCTctttggcaggaggaggacgaagcTTCTGGCTACGACTTGAGCAACCTGTGTTTCTGCACTCTGGACCTGTTTGGTGCTGGAACGGAGACCACCGCGACCACCTTAAACTGGGGCCTGCTCTACATGATCCACTACCCTGAGGttcaaggtgtgtgtgagagtgtgtctgAGGTTTCGGGGCTCTGGTCGTCTTGTGTTGTCAGAGGAATTGCGTGGGATGGTGGGGGCCGTTTCCTCCTCAGATCCACAGACCCTCTGGTCTCCTGGTCTTGGTGCAGAGGGGGTCCAGGCAGAGATAGACTCTGTGGTGGGTTCGTCCAAGCCACCCTCGATGGCGGACAAAGACCAGATGCCTTACACGGACGCAGTCCTCCATGAAGTCCAGAGGATGGCCAACATCCTCCCCCTCAATGTGGCCCGTATGACCAGCAGGGAGACCACGCTGGGGCAGTACACGCTCCCCAAGGTAGACCACCTCCTTTCTTTGTTCCCCGAGGGGTGCCCCTTCAGTCATTTTTCTAGTTTCATAAGcaaattaacaaaaaatgaatttttattttagtcGTTTgtataataaagacacaaatctaccttttATATTACATAACATTGTTCTTCTAACCCTGCTTCCGTCCTCAGGGAACCCTGGTCCTGCCGACGCTGATCTCCGTTCTACGTGACGAGT
This is a stretch of genomic DNA from Pungitius pungitius chromosome 7, fPunPun2.1, whole genome shotgun sequence. It encodes these proteins:
- the LOC119216714 gene encoding cytochrome P450 2J1-like translates to MEAVSSALGFDWMDPTSILIFLCVFLLLTEVLKNRAPLNFPPGPMSLPFLGDLPRVDPSRFHLQIREFAEKYGNIFSLRLFGGRVVVLNGYKLVREALVQKGEDYVDRPSIPLFEALVGNKGLVIANGHQWKQQRRFAIRTLRNFGVGKKSLEQPIQQESHYLSEVLALQRGEPFDVQPLMSKAVSNIISCLVFGDRFDYSDQQQQFILQAFHELIYLQGGFWAQLYNFFPWLMHRLPGPHQRIFSLTQTLLNFIQTKIQEHRESFDPSSPRDYIDCYLAEMGEEEDEASGYDLSNLCFCTLDLFGAGTETTATTLNWGLLYMIHYPEVQEGVQAEIDSVVGSSKPPSMADKDQMPYTDAVLHEVQRMANILPLNVARMTSRETTLGQYTLPKGTLVLPTLISVLRDESEWETPHSFNPQHFLDQDGKFRKREAFLPFSAGKRVCLGEQLARMELFLFFTSILQRFSLSVPHGEKPGLDFQLGATLCPKAYRLCATPR